CTACTTTTTTATACTGCTAGGAAAGTATCTAGAAGCGCATATTCGATATAGAGCCGGCGCGAAAGTGGGAGAGCTGCTTTCCCTTTTGCCCGAAGAATACGAGGTGGAGAGAAACTCTACATGGAAGAAAGTTCCGACTTCGGTTATCGATACCGGAGATAAAGTCAAATTGGTATCCGGCAGCAAAGTTCCGGTGGACGGAAAATTAGATTCGACGGATGCTTACTTCGACGAATCCGTAATCACGGGCGAAAGTCAACCGGTTCACAAAACTAAAGGGGATTCGATTCGCGCGGGTTCACTTTGTCTTTCGAGCGGAATCTTTTTCTACGCAACCGGGACAGCTTCACAAAGCACGTTAGCTCAGATCGGTAGGCTTTTAGAAGAATCCCTTTTGACTAAGCCGAAACTACAGCGAACGACCGATACCTTAGCGTCCATATTCGTAAAGATAGTCTTATGCGTTGCAATGATCACCTTTGCTTATTGGTGGTATGCCGTTTCGTTAGAGACCGCTATCTTAAATACGATCAGCGTTTTAATTGTGGCTTGCCCCTGCGCTTTGGGTTTAAGCGTTCCCGCTGCCTTGGTTGTAAGTCATTTGCTTCAATCCCAGGCCGGAATTTTAGTCAAAAATCCGGAATCCGTGGAAACGTTAGCGAAAGCCGATAGGATTTTCTTTGATAAGACAGGGACTCTAACTACGGGAAAGTTGGAGTTGGTAGAAGAAAAAATTCTCGGTAACGAAAAACCTCTCGAATATAGGAATTTGGCTTATGCATTGGAGGAGAACTCCTCTCACCCATTAGCTCGATCGCTTGTGCGCGCTTTAGGAACCGAAACTTCCATAAAGACGAAAGAAACTTCGTTACAAAACGAATATTTCTGGAAGGATTTAAAGGAAGTATCGGGTGGCGGAATCGAAGCAAAACGAGCCGGCGAAAACGGAACTGTTTACCGGATTGGAAGCAAAGGATTTACTTCTGAAATAGGTGCAGTCAACGACGGATGGATCTATTTGAGTAAGGACCGACATCCGATGGCGGCCTGGAAATTCGGAGATACGCCCAGACCCGATGCGAGAGCAAGCATTTCATTATTGAAATCGACAGTTCCGAATCTCGAACTTTTATCCGGCGATTCACCCGAAAAAGTCCAGGCCCTTGCCGCCGAATTAGGAATCCTGGAATACACCGGAAACCTTTCACCAAGCGATAAAAGACAACGAATTATCGAGGCGCAGCAAAACGGAGAAACGGTAGTGATGGTCGGCGACGGAATCAACGATTCCGCCTGTATCGCCCAAGCGAATCTCGGAATATCAATGGGAATCGGATCCGATTTAAGTCTAGATCGTTCCGACTTGATTTTAGTCCAAAATCGGCTTGCTGCGCTCCCGAAGGCCGTTTCCATTTCCAAATCCACTCGAAGAATCATTCTTCAGAATATTATGCTATCATTAACTTATAATTCTATTATGATTCCGATAGCCGCATTCGGGTATATGCTACCCGTTATCTGCGCGGGATTTATGACGCTAAGTTCGATAACGGTCGTATTAAATTCGATATCATTGAGAAGGAGAGTGTCGCTTTGAACGCTCTATACATGACGATTCCACTCGCGCTAATAATCGCATTCGGTTCCTTCTTTGTCTTTCTTTGGAGCTACAAATCGGGTCAATACGAAGATATAGAAGGACCGAAATATCGAATGCTCTTCGACGACGAACCGACCGTACCCGATCAGGCGGAAAAGAAGGCGCCGAAAAAATGATCCTTCCGATTTTAGGCGCGGCGTTCTTGCATGGATTAACGAGTTCTCTTCACTGCGTGGGAATGTGCGGACCGTTTGCCGGAACATTATCTCTCGCTTCCGGAAAACGTTCCGGAAAGGAAAATGCGTTTTTGCAACTTTGCTATAATCTCGGACGATTCGGCTCTTATTCTTTGATCGGTATATTGCTTGGGTTCCTAGGCCAGGGAGCGAATTTAGTTTCAACCGAACTCGGGTTCATTCGAGAAATCGCTGCATGGATTTCAGGAGTTTTTGTAATCGTATTCGGACTCTCTCTCTTACTAGGAGGAGGAATATCGCTTACTTCCGCTTTTGCCGTCAGAATTCTGGGAAAGGTTGCAGGACCGATCTTGGAATCATTACGAAAGAATAGCGACAAGCCGTTTCGACTCGGTCTTATCGGATTTAATTTCGGTTTAGTGACCGGTCTTCTACCCTGCGGCGTACTCTACCCTGCCTTTGCACTTGCATTCGCCACCGGTTCCCCCTGGACTGGAGGCGCGGTAATGGCTAGTTTCTTTATAGGTACTTTTCCGCTGCTTTTTGCCTTCGGTTACGGCTTCCGGTCTCTTGCCTTAAGATTAAAAGGGAATACCGCAAGATTTGCAGGAACATTGGTCGTATTGATCGGAATCGGATGGATCTTCTTTCGCTTCGGTCATGATCATTCCAACCATATCGGACACAAACCGACTCAATCCGAATCGCATCAACACCACGAGCATTGATAGACTCCCGACAGACGGGATAAGATCGTAAAAAAATCGCCTTTTTCGCTCTAAGAAGAATTTTCTTTTCCATTATTTCCCATCCATCTCTTCCGTTTTTCCATGTTCGATATAAAGTCTTTTCATAGGATTTCGATTGTAAAATATAAGATGGGCGTTACTTTCCAATATCGGAACTATCGAATGACTGACTCGATTCGCAATTATACAGATTCCCTTCTCCGAGATTTGGAGGAAAACGAGGGAGGTTTTTTTAAGATCGAGAATCTGGATGGGTTAGCTTATTTAACGGTTTTTCCATCCGGAAAGAAAGGCAAAAGCGTAGAACTCAGGGAAGTTTTTAAGCGTCTAGATGTCTTTAAAATTTCCGAGAGCTCAGAAGAGGAGGTTAAGCGAGTCGTAAAAGATAGAGACGGCGAACCGCATTTTATCGGGAAATGGCCCGGGAAACCGGAAGCCAGTCATATAGAATTAAAAATCTCCGAAGATAAAATGACCGCACACGCGATATTGCAACCTCCCAAATACGGCGGGAAAGTTCTTTCGGAAGGAGAAATCCTTTTCGAACTAAAAAAAGAAGGGATCGAATTCGGAGTTAAAGCCGAAGAGATCGCTCGCCTTGCGAAAGCGGAAGAATACGGCAAGAGGGTTTTAATCGCGGTCGGCGAGGCTCCCGTTCCCGGAAGCGACGGAGATTTACGGATTTTATTCCAACATCCTAGTATTCCAAAATTGGAAGAAGACGAATTCGGTAGAGTCGATTTCAAAAACATTCAAATCATCCAGAGCGTGAAAAAAAATCAGAAATTAGCCGAGAAAATCTCTCCTTCTCCGGGCAAACCGGGCAAGAACGTTATGGGGGACCTCCTTCCGTTTGAAGAAGGAAAACCTGCCGAATGGAAATTAGGCTCCAACGTAAAAATCTCGGAAGATAAAAATCAGATTTTTGCGCTTATAGACGGACGGCCGATCGTAGATCGTTACGGAGTCATTCGCGTAGACGAAGTTTGTCATCTCGATCACGTGGATTTTTCGACCGGCAATATCAACTTTCCCGGCACGATCATCGTAGAAGAATCGATCGCCGACGGGTTTGTTCTCGAGACGGAAGGTTCCATCGTCGTGAAAAAGTCGGTGGGAAAAGTCTTTTTAAAAGCGGGCGGCGATATCGTACTTTCAGGCGGCTTCATGGGTCGAAACGGAGGCTTAATAGAATCCGGCGCCGACATCTATGCCAAGTTCGTCGAGCAAGGCAAAATGATCGCAAAAAATTCCATCTTTATCGAAGAAGCTTCGATGCATTCCGAATTGATCGCAGGCGAATCGATCCTGGTTCGCGGGGGACGAGGTGAGTTGATAGGCGGACAATGCGTCGCAGGAAAGAATATCACCTGTTCTAAACTCGGTGCTATCGTGGAAACTAAAACCGTATTGAGTTGCGGAATGCCGCCCGAATTGTTATCCGAACTCGAAGATTTAAAAGCGGAAGTTCGAAAAAATCACGACGTTTTAAAGAAAGTGGAAGCGAGCATCGTAAAATTAAACGACGATTCGCAACGAAGAGCACTTTCAGATGATGAGAAGGAAAGTCTACCTAAGCTCCAGGCGATTAAGCAAAAATACCAATCCATTCTCGAAAACTTATTGGCTCAAGAGCAATCCGTAATACTTTCCTTCGATCCGGACAAAAACGCTTATATCGAAGTTGAACGGGAAATTTTTCCGGGCGTCGATGCGAACTTAGGCCGAAATCGGAGCTTCAAGGTTAAGTTGAAGGAAATTCCTGGACCCTCATTTTTATTTCTCGGAGCGGACGGACAAGTAGTTCATTCCAAAGTGCGTCCGAAACGATTAGGAATTCTACAGGAAGATTCTCAGAGTTCCGAATCCGGTCCCTAATTCGACCTAATCGCATCGACAGAGCCTGATTTTAATTCTAAAGGTCTTAGCCCGCGATGCTTTCATTCGACTGAACGGAACAGATCCTGACAGGAAGGAATCCCTCCGGATTCCTCCATCGAAGCGCAAGGTGTCTTCAATAAATCATCCATACAACGCCGAACTTTCGCTATTTGATCGTCGGTTACTTTTTCATACTCGTCCGGGAGAATGCTTTGGTCCTTCTGGTTCTCCATGCATTGCTCTAAAGAATAGAATTCGGACCTCGCTTCTTCCTGTTCCGATACGGATAATGATTCCAAATACATTGCGGAGCATTCCAAATTTTTACGGCATAATTCTCGAATATAAGAAGAACTTAAATTCTTAACCTCTTCTCGAGAAAGGGACGGCCCTTTGCGACAGGATAAAACACATAACGGAAAAATTAGAAAGAATACGATAATCTTGGAATTCATCGGCTCGATGACCTTTTTGAAACGATTGCGAGTATTAGGAAACAAGATTTTGCCTAAAAATCTAGGCAAAAACCGCTATTTCATTTTGGTGAGAATGAGACGATTCCCCTTCCCGGATTGATCCACATAAAAGTGATCGGTGAGCTTACGTACTAGAAATAGTCCGATTCCTTCCTCTCGATAATCGCCGAGATCGTATCCTCGCATTTCCGATAAATTTTTCTGTACTCCGAAGTCGCGAATCCTTACTTCCATTCGATTATCAAAGACCAGGACTTCCAGAAAAATCGGATATCCGTGTTTACCCAAATAAGCGTGTTTGATCACGTTGAGAAGACATTCACCGACTGCCAATTTCAAATCTGCGGAATCGTATAACGTGAAGCCGGATTCTCTTGCTAAATTATAAACGAAATTCCGCGCCACGGATACGTAGCGCGGATGAGACGGGATCTGGATTCGAAACTGGTTTGAATAGTTCGTCTGTTTAGGATCTGTCAACCTAAACTCCTCAATGGCTTCGGATCATTTCCTGAAATTATCCTCTCGGATGGAATTTCTTATGAACTTCCTTCAGGGTTTTATTAGCCATGTGGGTATATATCTGAGTCGTGGATATGTCGATATGTCCCAATAGTTCCTGAACCGATTTGAGGTCCGCGTGATTTTCCAAAAGATGAGTCGCAAACGAATGTCTCAACGTATGCGGTGTGACTTTCTTTTTGATACTCGTTCTTTTGATATAATGATTCAAAAGTCTCCAGACCGACTTACGATTGATAAACGACCCTTTCTTGGACACGAACAAATAATCGCAATTACGGTTCTTTAGAATATAAGGTCTGCTTTGTTTAAGATATCTATTGAGAATGTCCAAGGATTTCTCCCCGAACGGAACCAGTCTTTGGCGTCCGCCTTTCCCTTCCACCGTCAAAGTCATCCCGGCCATATCCATATCCGTTAAACGAAGATTGCATGCCTCTGAAATTCGAAGACCGGAAGAATACAGAAGTTCGAAAATGCACTTATCTCTTAGTTCGTAAAGATGATCCTCGCGAATCGCACTGAAAAGCTCTTCGATTTCTTCCTGAGTCAGATAGTCGGGAATGGAGCGCATCACTTCCGGAGTTTCGATTTTCTCCGTCGGATTCGAATCCAATTTCTTCTCGTCTTTAAGAAACTTATAAAACTGCCGAATTGCGACGACTTCACGCGCGATCGTCTTAGCGGAGATTTTTCGATTTCTTTCCTCGTTCAGGAAACGAACTATATCGTTTGCCTGAACTTCTAAGAAGTCGATATGTTCCTTTTCCAGGAAGTTCTTAAACTTGTTTAAATCGTACCCGTACGAGTAAATCGAATTGTCGCTCAGACCCTTCTCTACCGAAAGGTATTCCTGGAAATTTTGGAGTAAATTCTTATGAGAAGATGTCACTTTCTTAGTCCCGCTTCTACGTATTACAGTACTAATTCCTTCGGACAAATTCTCCCACTAGATTGAAACTTTTTTAAGATTGCGGTATGGGAAGGCCCGTAAATTGTACAAATTCGACGGAAGAAAATGACTTTTTTTAGTCAAATTTTATCCCCCCACCGGAAAAAACCTACGGAAATGAGACAGAAGTTCCGATACGCATTTTCGATTCTTATGTCCCTAATCCTCGTTTCCTGCGATTCCTCGCAGGAATGGGTAAACCTCGCTCGTGAAAAACACTCCCAAGGTAATATTGCGGAAGCGCTTTACTATTATGATTTAGCGCTTAGAAAAAATCCTGACAACGTCGTTGCGAATAGAAATTTAGGAATTCTTTTAGCGGAAAGTCATGAGGCCCCGGGATCGGCGGCATTTTATTTAGAAAAAGCGCATATAAAGGATCCGAAGAATCCGGATATTCTTCTCTACTTATTGGAGATTTATTTAAAAGCGGGCTCGAAAAGCGAATCGGATCGGGTTTTAAAATCTTTCGCCGATGGATGGGATAAGGATAGGGAAAGCTTGGCTAAGTTTCTGAAAGAATGTTTATTGGATGAGAAAAAAAATCCAAATGAAAGAAAACGCTTTCTGGAAAATCGAATTCCGGAAGCAAATCCCGCTTCCAAGAGAATGTTTCGGGAATGCGGAGAAAAATTATATCCGGAAAATCCGACAAAATCGTAAAAACCGAATCCGTTGAAGTCGTTAGTTTATCTTAAAATCGTAATTTCCCTATCATTTATTTTTATTATATTAGAATTATCGCTTAGACTTCCGTACTTCCAGTCCGTTCGATTCAGATTATCCGATAAAAAACTGCATTGTCTCTCCGATGGTCCTTTGCCTTGGATACGCCTTTGCCCGAATCGGCAATTGACCCTTTTTCAGCCTGCAAAGCAATACACGTATAATATTCGTACGGATCAAAACGGGGAACGAATCAGTTACGAACCCGGAACTGAACCGCTTCACGCTCGAAAGGAAATCTGGATCTTGGGAGATTCCGTAGCAATGGGGTATTTAGTGGAAGATCGCGAATCGATTTCCTGGCAATTGGCCGAAAGGATAGGTTTTGCCGGTCGAGTCCGGAATCTAGGTGTGGATGCCGTCGGGACTTTAGGAATTCAAGAAATACTTCGGGAAGTATTGAACCGGTCCGATCCTCCGAAGGTCGCTTATTGGATTTATCATATATCGGATGTCGCAGATTCTTTTAGAGAAGAAGCTCTTTCCAAATCGAAAGTGAAACGACTCTTGACCAGAATCTCCTTTTATTTATCCCGGTATAGCGCCGTCTTTAACGGATGGAAGACACTGCGCGAACAATATCGTCCCGAACTTGCTGAAAATCAAATTTCTTCGCAGGAAGAAATCGCAAGAGAATCGTTGGCGCAAGACCATCCGCATTTAAAAGCGTTGAAAAGCCTATTTGTTTTTTGCAAGGAGAGGGAGATTCCCTTGGTAATCGTATTTCTTCCCGAACCGAATCCTGCAAATCAACCGATCTTTCAATCGACTATCTTAAACAAGGCCGGATCTCTTGCGCTTGAAAATCGAATGTCGGTCTTGGATTTAAGACCTACATTGCAAACGATTTGGAAAGAAAAGCATGAACCGTT
The sequence above is a segment of the Leptospira fainei serovar Hurstbridge str. BUT 6 genome. Coding sequences within it:
- a CDS encoding LA_2478/LA_2722/LA_4182 family protein — protein: MNSKIIVFFLIFPLCVLSCRKGPSLSREEVKNLSSSYIRELCRKNLECSAMYLESLSVSEQEEARSEFYSLEQCMENQKDQSILPDEYEKVTDDQIAKVRRCMDDLLKTPCASMEESGGIPSCQDLFRSVE
- a CDS encoding ATP-binding protein, with the protein product MTDPKQTNYSNQFRIQIPSHPRYVSVARNFVYNLARESGFTLYDSADLKLAVGECLLNVIKHAYLGKHGYPIFLEVLVFDNRMEVRIRDFGVQKNLSEMRGYDLGDYREEGIGLFLVRKLTDHFYVDQSGKGNRLILTKMK
- the ccoS gene encoding cbb3-type cytochrome oxidase assembly protein CcoS; translation: MNALYMTIPLALIIAFGSFFVFLWSYKSGQYEDIEGPKYRMLFDDEPTVPDQAEKKAPKK
- a CDS encoding tetratricopeptide repeat protein, which gives rise to MTFFSQILSPHRKKPTEMRQKFRYAFSILMSLILVSCDSSQEWVNLAREKHSQGNIAEALYYYDLALRKNPDNVVANRNLGILLAESHEAPGSAAFYLEKAHIKDPKNPDILLYLLEIYLKAGSKSESDRVLKSFADGWDKDRESLAKFLKECLLDEKKNPNERKRFLENRIPEANPASKRMFRECGEKLYPENPTKS
- a CDS encoding heavy metal translocating P-type ATPase; translation: MTKLCYHCNSPIGKDLIEKKILGIDRNYCCNGCAELSSLLLESELGQFYDIRGGQKLDPVRETPEIAGDTRLETESVYKEYVETPEPGKSVVRISVGGIHCSACVWLIETALSKIQGVFSARMNFATSRLSVEFDRSQLNLTNLFLSIRKLGYTPNLYSPYKSEAKVEKPFKDLALRMAVAGFCWGNIMLFSAGLYAGYFEGMDLGIKKLFHYVSWILATPVYVFSGYPFWKGALESWKRRFLSMDTLLFLGVSLAYFYSVYVTIADRGEVYFDSVCTIYFFILLGKYLEAHIRYRAGAKVGELLSLLPEEYEVERNSTWKKVPTSVIDTGDKVKLVSGSKVPVDGKLDSTDAYFDESVITGESQPVHKTKGDSIRAGSLCLSSGIFFYATGTASQSTLAQIGRLLEESLLTKPKLQRTTDTLASIFVKIVLCVAMITFAYWWYAVSLETAILNTISVLIVACPCALGLSVPAALVVSHLLQSQAGILVKNPESVETLAKADRIFFDKTGTLTTGKLELVEEKILGNEKPLEYRNLAYALEENSSHPLARSLVRALGTETSIKTKETSLQNEYFWKDLKEVSGGGIEAKRAGENGTVYRIGSKGFTSEIGAVNDGWIYLSKDRHPMAAWKFGDTPRPDARASISLLKSTVPNLELLSGDSPEKVQALAAELGILEYTGNLSPSDKRQRIIEAQQNGETVVMVGDGINDSACIAQANLGISMGIGSDLSLDRSDLILVQNRLAALPKAVSISKSTRRIILQNIMLSLTYNSIMIPIAAFGYMLPVICAGFMTLSSITVVLNSISLRRRVSL
- a CDS encoding DUF342 domain-containing protein encodes the protein MTDSIRNYTDSLLRDLEENEGGFFKIENLDGLAYLTVFPSGKKGKSVELREVFKRLDVFKISESSEEEVKRVVKDRDGEPHFIGKWPGKPEASHIELKISEDKMTAHAILQPPKYGGKVLSEGEILFELKKEGIEFGVKAEEIARLAKAEEYGKRVLIAVGEAPVPGSDGDLRILFQHPSIPKLEEDEFGRVDFKNIQIIQSVKKNQKLAEKISPSPGKPGKNVMGDLLPFEEGKPAEWKLGSNVKISEDKNQIFALIDGRPIVDRYGVIRVDEVCHLDHVDFSTGNINFPGTIIVEESIADGFVLETEGSIVVKKSVGKVFLKAGGDIVLSGGFMGRNGGLIESGADIYAKFVEQGKMIAKNSIFIEEASMHSELIAGESILVRGGRGELIGGQCVAGKNITCSKLGAIVETKTVLSCGMPPELLSELEDLKAEVRKNHDVLKKVEASIVKLNDDSQRRALSDDEKESLPKLQAIKQKYQSILENLLAQEQSVILSFDPDKNAYIEVEREIFPGVDANLGRNRSFKVKLKEIPGPSFLFLGADGQVVHSKVRPKRLGILQEDSQSSESGP
- the xerD gene encoding site-specific tyrosine recombinase XerD, whose product is MTSSHKNLLQNFQEYLSVEKGLSDNSIYSYGYDLNKFKNFLEKEHIDFLEVQANDIVRFLNEERNRKISAKTIAREVVAIRQFYKFLKDEKKLDSNPTEKIETPEVMRSIPDYLTQEEIEELFSAIREDHLYELRDKCIFELLYSSGLRISEACNLRLTDMDMAGMTLTVEGKGGRQRLVPFGEKSLDILNRYLKQSRPYILKNRNCDYLFVSKKGSFINRKSVWRLLNHYIKRTSIKKKVTPHTLRHSFATHLLENHADLKSVQELLGHIDISTTQIYTHMANKTLKEVHKKFHPRG
- a CDS encoding sulfite exporter TauE/SafE family protein, which produces MILPILGAAFLHGLTSSLHCVGMCGPFAGTLSLASGKRSGKENAFLQLCYNLGRFGSYSLIGILLGFLGQGANLVSTELGFIREIAAWISGVFVIVFGLSLLLGGGISLTSAFAVRILGKVAGPILESLRKNSDKPFRLGLIGFNFGLVTGLLPCGVLYPAFALAFATGSPWTGGAVMASFFIGTFPLLFAFGYGFRSLALRLKGNTARFAGTLVVLIGIGWIFFRFGHDHSNHIGHKPTQSESHQHHEH
- a CDS encoding LA_2486 family SGNH/GDSL-type esterase, whose translation is MKSLVYLKIVISLSFIFIILELSLRLPYFQSVRFRLSDKKLHCLSDGPLPWIRLCPNRQLTLFQPAKQYTYNIRTDQNGERISYEPGTEPLHARKEIWILGDSVAMGYLVEDRESISWQLAERIGFAGRVRNLGVDAVGTLGIQEILREVLNRSDPPKVAYWIYHISDVADSFREEALSKSKVKRLLTRISFYLSRYSAVFNGWKTLREQYRPELAENQISSQEEIARESLAQDHPHLKALKSLFVFCKEREIPLVIVFLPEPNPANQPIFQSTILNKAGSLALENRMSVLDLRPTLQTIWKEKHEPFFLARDGHPNPYAYGLIADRLSEDLARR